Proteins from one Thermococcus bergensis genomic window:
- a CDS encoding prolyl oligopeptidase family serine peptidase: MEDPYMWMENLNDERVIEFISEENARFREFLGDLPDKLIEEVRNYYYLPNVVEARITDRGTFVRVNEKGRQIIKILETNEVIVDSKKLEEELKDEILLQSFTVDREGKRLAYSFSIGGADEGITRIIDLEKGEVIEEIKPSLWNVVFLDDGYYFARFYRKGKTPDGVDAPAERIFLKKGGEERMVFGEGLSSGYFMSLHKSSCGNYAMITLSFGWNRGEIYFGPLEEPEKWRKVYSSEVPAYPIDYVDGKLYIYTREGKGLGKVIAIENGNVKEVIPEGDFPLEWTIIVGDKILAGYLVHASSLLRVFTLDGELIEEIKFDMPGQVHPLDTDGEKAILRYESFTIPYRLYLFKEKLELIDEVKVEGSFKVGEDFATSKDGTKVHYFTVKGEKDEKKAWVFGYGGFNIALKPRFFPHAIPFIKRGGTFAMANLRGGSEYGEEWHRAGMRENKQNVFDDFIAVLEKLKKEGYKVAAWGRSNGGLLVSAVLVQRPDVMDAALIGYPVIDMLRFHKLYIGSVWIPEYGNPDDPKDREFLLKYSPYYNVKPQKYPPTLIYTGLHDDRVHPAHALKFAKKLKDLGAPVYLRVETKSGHMGASPETRIKELTDLLAFVVKTLGTKV, translated from the coding sequence ATGGAAGACCCATATATGTGGATGGAAAACTTAAACGATGAAAGAGTGATAGAATTCATAAGCGAAGAAAACGCCCGGTTTAGAGAATTTCTTGGAGACCTCCCGGATAAGTTAATTGAAGAGGTTAGGAACTACTATTACCTCCCGAACGTTGTAGAGGCACGCATAACAGATAGAGGAACGTTTGTGAGGGTAAACGAGAAGGGCAGGCAGATTATAAAAATTCTCGAAACAAACGAAGTTATAGTTGATTCCAAGAAGCTTGAAGAGGAGCTGAAGGATGAAATTCTCCTGCAGAGCTTCACTGTAGACAGAGAAGGAAAAAGATTAGCGTACAGCTTTTCAATAGGCGGAGCCGATGAGGGCATTACAAGGATAATTGACCTAGAGAAAGGCGAGGTAATTGAAGAGATAAAACCATCACTCTGGAACGTCGTTTTCCTTGATGATGGTTATTACTTCGCACGCTTCTACAGAAAAGGGAAAACACCAGATGGAGTTGATGCTCCTGCGGAGAGAATTTTCCTCAAAAAAGGCGGAGAAGAGAGAATGGTCTTTGGAGAAGGGTTAAGCTCAGGATACTTTATGAGCCTCCACAAGAGCAGCTGTGGTAACTATGCAATGATAACTCTCTCGTTTGGGTGGAACAGGGGCGAGATTTACTTTGGTCCCCTCGAGGAGCCGGAAAAGTGGAGAAAAGTGTATTCAAGCGAGGTTCCAGCATATCCAATTGACTACGTGGATGGAAAGCTCTACATCTACACAAGGGAAGGAAAGGGACTTGGCAAGGTAATTGCCATTGAAAACGGGAACGTAAAAGAGGTTATCCCGGAAGGTGACTTCCCACTGGAATGGACAATAATCGTCGGAGACAAGATTCTCGCAGGTTATCTGGTGCACGCATCTTCACTGCTGAGGGTCTTCACACTCGACGGAGAGCTTATTGAGGAGATTAAATTTGACATGCCCGGGCAGGTTCACCCCCTCGACACCGACGGAGAAAAAGCGATATTGAGGTATGAGAGCTTTACAATTCCCTACCGCCTCTACCTCTTCAAGGAAAAACTCGAACTGATAGATGAGGTCAAAGTTGAGGGCAGCTTTAAGGTGGGCGAAGACTTTGCAACCTCAAAGGACGGAACAAAGGTGCACTACTTCACCGTAAAAGGAGAAAAGGATGAAAAGAAGGCATGGGTCTTCGGATACGGTGGCTTTAACATCGCTCTGAAGCCGAGGTTCTTCCCACATGCGATACCGTTCATAAAGCGGGGCGGAACTTTCGCGATGGCGAACCTTAGAGGAGGAAGTGAATACGGCGAGGAATGGCACAGGGCTGGAATGAGGGAAAACAAACAGAACGTCTTTGACGACTTTATTGCAGTCCTCGAGAAGCTCAAAAAAGAGGGTTATAAGGTCGCCGCCTGGGGAAGAAGCAATGGTGGGCTTCTGGTTTCGGCAGTTTTAGTCCAGAGACCGGACGTTATGGACGCTGCTTTAATAGGCTACCCCGTTATAGACATGCTTCGCTTCCATAAGCTCTACATCGGAAGTGTGTGGATTCCGGAGTATGGAAATCCAGATGATCCCAAGGACAGGGAATTCCTCCTCAAGTACTCTCCTTACTACAACGTCAAACCCCAAAAGTATCCGCCGACACTGATTTACACCGGGCTACATGATGACAGGGTTCACCCGGCACATGCGCTCAAGTTCGCAAAGAAGCTCAAAGACCTCGGGGCTCCAGTTTACCTCAGGGTGGAAACAAAGAGCGGACACATGGGGGCCTCGCCAGAGACGAGGATTAAAGAACTGACAGACCTGCTCGCTTTCGTTGTCAAGACATTAGGCACTAAAGTTTAG
- a CDS encoding ATP-dependent helicase gives MIRFASREYSDEEIYAILDRPIGEWFRRKFGTFTPPQRYAVVEIHKGENVLISSPTGSGKTLSAFLAAINELVLLGKEGKLEDQIYVLYVSPLRALNNDIRRNLEEPLSEIREVYRELGYELPEIRVAVRTSDTPSYEKQKMVKKPPHILITTPESLAIALNAPKFSQKLKTVKYVIVDEVHALAENKRGTHLALSLERLQNLAGDFVRIGLSATIHPLEEVAKFVFGYNDDGSPRPGIIVDVSFAKQTEIKVESVVEDLVYASANELSEALYKRLDELIEQHRTTLIFTNTRSGAERVTYHLRKKFPKYAELIEAHHSSLSRDVRLEVEEKLKRGELRCVVSSTSLELGIDIGTIDLVVLIGSPKSVNRALQRIGRAGHRLHEVSKGIILVLDRDDLVECTVLAHNARNRRLDRIKIPQNALDVLAQHLLGMALERVWDIKEAYSLVRRAYPYRNLSFDDFMSVLRYLAGEYAGLEEKNVYAKIWLDEEEGKFGKRGKMTRAIYYMNTGTIPDEAKIEVYTLDKKFIGTVEEEFAERLMPGDIFVLAGKTYEFRKSRGNRIYVVPKEGAKPTIPAWFSEMLPLSFDLALDVQRFRREVKGLLNNRRARRFLMKKYQIDEKAAKAILGYFREQEKYSIIPDDEVLLVEEVFDEKRVKYFFHTLIGRRANEAISRVFAYLISKKKKTNVGMAISDNGFVLILPKEKSLSEEEIKGLFQVEDLRETLKRALDNTELLKRRFRHVANRGLLILRRYMGRKKSLSRQQLNAQTLLRLLKKNYPDFPLLREVYREIMEDKMDIENAELFLSWVKEGKIKIIIEHNELPSPFAFNLEVIGASDVVLMEDRRELIKQLHSKIMKLIGEKQIKEESKNA, from the coding sequence ATGATAAGGTTTGCGAGCAGGGAATACAGCGATGAGGAAATCTATGCAATCCTTGACAGGCCTATCGGCGAGTGGTTTAGGCGTAAGTTTGGAACTTTTACTCCCCCTCAGAGATACGCGGTTGTTGAAATTCACAAGGGAGAAAATGTTCTTATATCCTCCCCAACAGGTAGTGGAAAAACCCTATCGGCTTTTCTTGCCGCAATAAACGAGCTTGTCCTCCTTGGAAAAGAGGGTAAGCTGGAAGATCAGATTTACGTTCTCTACGTTTCTCCGCTGAGGGCTTTGAACAACGATATAAGGAGGAACCTTGAGGAGCCGTTAAGTGAGATAAGGGAAGTTTATAGAGAACTTGGATATGAGCTGCCAGAGATAAGGGTCGCAGTGAGAACAAGCGATACCCCAAGCTATGAAAAGCAGAAGATGGTGAAAAAGCCGCCCCATATTTTAATAACCACCCCTGAAAGCCTGGCAATCGCCCTAAATGCTCCCAAGTTCAGTCAAAAACTTAAGACGGTTAAATATGTCATCGTCGATGAAGTCCACGCTCTGGCTGAGAACAAAAGGGGCACTCATTTGGCCTTAAGCCTCGAGAGACTTCAAAACCTTGCCGGAGATTTTGTTAGGATTGGACTAAGTGCTACAATTCATCCCCTTGAGGAAGTTGCCAAGTTCGTCTTTGGCTACAACGATGATGGAAGTCCAAGGCCGGGCATTATAGTTGATGTTAGCTTTGCAAAGCAGACTGAAATTAAGGTTGAGAGCGTTGTTGAAGACCTTGTTTACGCATCTGCAAATGAACTCAGTGAAGCCCTGTATAAAAGGCTTGACGAGCTTATAGAGCAGCACAGAACAACACTGATATTCACAAACACAAGAAGCGGTGCTGAAAGGGTTACATACCATCTCAGGAAGAAGTTTCCAAAATATGCCGAGTTAATTGAAGCTCACCATTCGAGTCTCTCCAGAGACGTCAGGCTTGAGGTGGAGGAGAAACTGAAAAGAGGAGAGCTTCGATGTGTTGTCAGCTCGACATCACTTGAGTTGGGGATTGATATTGGAACGATTGACCTCGTTGTCCTAATAGGTTCCCCAAAAAGCGTAAACAGGGCCCTGCAGCGTATAGGCAGAGCAGGCCATCGATTGCATGAAGTAAGCAAAGGAATTATCCTTGTTCTGGACAGGGATGACTTGGTGGAATGTACGGTTTTAGCCCATAACGCAAGGAATAGAAGGCTCGATAGAATAAAAATCCCCCAGAACGCGTTGGATGTCCTTGCACAGCACCTTCTTGGCATGGCTCTTGAAAGGGTCTGGGATATAAAGGAAGCATATTCCCTTGTTAGAAGGGCTTATCCATACCGCAACCTGAGTTTTGATGACTTTATGAGCGTTTTACGTTATCTTGCGGGAGAATATGCGGGCTTGGAGGAGAAGAATGTTTACGCAAAAATCTGGCTCGATGAGGAGGAAGGAAAGTTCGGCAAAAGAGGCAAAATGACGAGGGCGATCTACTATATGAACACCGGAACAATTCCGGATGAGGCAAAGATAGAAGTGTACACCCTTGATAAGAAGTTCATAGGAACCGTTGAGGAAGAGTTCGCCGAAAGGCTGATGCCCGGTGATATATTTGTTCTAGCTGGCAAGACGTATGAGTTCAGGAAATCACGGGGCAATAGAATATACGTTGTGCCGAAAGAAGGTGCAAAGCCCACTATTCCGGCATGGTTTTCTGAGATGCTGCCACTAAGCTTTGACTTAGCTTTGGACGTTCAGAGGTTTAGACGAGAAGTTAAAGGACTTTTAAACAACAGAAGGGCTAGGAGGTTCCTCATGAAAAAGTATCAAATCGATGAAAAAGCCGCAAAGGCAATTTTGGGGTATTTTAGGGAGCAGGAGAAGTATTCTATAATTCCAGATGATGAGGTTCTTTTAGTTGAAGAGGTCTTTGACGAGAAAAGGGTTAAGTACTTTTTCCACACGCTGATAGGAAGGAGGGCTAATGAAGCCATTAGCAGGGTCTTTGCATACCTCATCAGCAAAAAGAAGAAAACAAACGTGGGAATGGCAATAAGCGACAACGGATTCGTGCTGATACTCCCCAAGGAAAAGTCTCTAAGCGAAGAGGAAATTAAGGGACTGTTTCAGGTTGAGGACTTGAGGGAGACTTTAAAGAGGGCATTGGACAACACGGAGCTTTTGAAGAGAAGGTTTAGACACGTTGCCAACAGGGGATTGCTTATTCTCAGGAGGTACATGGGGAGGAAGAAGAGCCTGAGCCGGCAGCAGCTGAATGCGCAGACCCTGTTAAGGCTTCTCAAGAAGAACTATCCTGATTTTCCTCTGCTCAGAGAGGTCTACCGCGAGATAATGGAAGACAAAATGGACATAGAAAACGCGGAGCTCTTTTTGAGCTGGGTGAAAGAGGGGAAGATAAAAATTATCATTGAACACAACGAGCTTCCGAGTCCATTTGCGTTCAACCTTGAGGTAATCGGAGCGAGCGACGTTGTCCTCATGGAGGATAGACGAGAACTAATCAAGCAGCTGCACAGCAAGATTATGAAGCTGATAGGTGAAAAACAAATAAAAGAAGAGTCCAAAAACGCCTAG
- a CDS encoding aromatic amino acid transport family protein — MKRLTLAEASAILIGTQIGAGVLGLPYALREAGILGVLVVVLAGLMTLLTALFVLEVSSKTPGKSLSKLTEEHLGKIGGALMFISISALAYGALIAYIAGSADILSSLTGVKPELAALAFWGIMSLIVYMGLKVSGEAELTLTAVLLLVLALSIGLVFGKIDVKNLSTFNTSAALNGLGVVIFAYVSHMVIPELLKGLEDVKTTTKAVFIGYLVPMVFYAFFALSFVGAFGADTPELATTALERLYGSLGRILGLVLPLAAICTSYIGVALSEMDNMKDVLRMNRSYAWALTVFPPLLIYFAGLKSFVNALWLAGTFGGILYAGILPTAMYLKAKRQHGSFHLNIPHSVAYFSGLVFFVLFLYSLASLA; from the coding sequence ATGAAGAGGCTGACACTCGCTGAGGCAAGTGCAATACTTATAGGTACTCAAATCGGTGCGGGTGTTTTAGGCTTACCTTACGCACTGAGGGAAGCGGGAATTCTTGGAGTTTTGGTCGTGGTTTTGGCAGGACTAATGACGCTTTTGACGGCTCTCTTCGTCCTTGAGGTCTCGTCCAAAACTCCGGGAAAGAGCCTTTCAAAACTCACAGAAGAACACTTGGGAAAAATAGGTGGAGCTTTAATGTTTATCAGCATTTCCGCTTTGGCTTATGGGGCTCTCATAGCGTACATTGCAGGAAGTGCCGATATTTTATCCTCCTTGACTGGAGTTAAACCCGAACTCGCTGCTTTAGCTTTCTGGGGCATAATGAGCTTGATAGTCTATATGGGGCTTAAAGTATCCGGCGAGGCGGAGCTAACTCTAACAGCAGTCCTCCTTTTGGTTCTTGCACTGTCGATAGGTCTTGTTTTCGGAAAAATTGATGTGAAGAATTTATCTACTTTCAACACCTCTGCAGCTTTAAATGGGTTGGGAGTTGTGATTTTTGCTTATGTCAGCCACATGGTAATCCCTGAGCTCCTTAAAGGACTTGAAGATGTGAAAACAACAACAAAAGCAGTATTTATAGGCTACCTAGTCCCAATGGTTTTTTACGCTTTCTTTGCTCTTTCATTTGTAGGGGCCTTTGGTGCAGATACGCCTGAACTCGCAACAACTGCACTTGAGAGGTTATACGGAAGTCTGGGCAGAATTCTGGGCCTTGTATTGCCTCTTGCAGCAATATGCACGAGCTATATAGGTGTGGCGCTCTCAGAGATGGACAATATGAAAGATGTCCTGCGGATGAACAGGTCTTATGCATGGGCATTAACAGTGTTTCCACCTTTGCTGATATACTTTGCCGGTCTTAAGAGCTTTGTAAATGCCCTATGGCTGGCAGGAACTTTTGGAGGAATTCTCTATGCAGGCATACTGCCAACAGCGATGTATTTGAAGGCAAAGAGGCAGCATGGGAGCTTTCACCTTAACATTCCGCACTCAGTCGCTTACTTCTCTGGGCTGGTCTTCTTTGTGCTCTTCCTTTATTCACTCGCCTCTCTGGCGTGA
- the wtpC gene encoding tungstate ABC transporter ATP-binding protein WtpC: MLRVENVSKEWKEFKLKDISFEVRANEYFIILGPSGAGKTLLLELIAGIFTPDSGKIFMDGKEITFLPPEKRNLAYIPQNYALFPHMKVYDNIAYGLKLRKVPKNEIEKRVKEIAEILGISHLLHRKPKTLSGGEAQRVAIARALVLEPSLILLDEPFANLDVQTRARLIQEMKRWRKELSFTALHVTHSFEEAVSLGDRVGVMLNGRLIQTGEVREVFSKPKNEEVARFLGFENIIEGIAEGRVLRANGISIELPGEFKGKLRIGIRPEDIVISSEPIKTSARNEFKAKVLAVEDLGSLVRLTLGIGGIELRAFITRSSLVEMGIEEGSEVYLSFKATAIHVF; encoded by the coding sequence ATGCTTAGGGTCGAAAACGTCAGCAAAGAGTGGAAGGAGTTCAAACTTAAAGACATCAGCTTTGAGGTTAGAGCGAATGAATACTTCATAATTTTGGGCCCCAGTGGTGCTGGAAAGACCCTTCTCCTCGAACTCATCGCTGGCATCTTTACACCAGATTCTGGAAAAATCTTTATGGATGGGAAGGAGATAACTTTTCTTCCACCGGAGAAGAGGAACTTAGCCTACATACCCCAAAACTACGCCCTCTTTCCTCATATGAAAGTTTACGACAATATAGCCTACGGGCTAAAGCTTAGAAAAGTCCCGAAAAATGAAATTGAAAAGAGGGTTAAGGAGATAGCAGAAATCCTTGGAATTTCTCACCTTTTGCACAGAAAACCAAAAACATTAAGCGGCGGTGAAGCCCAAAGAGTGGCTATAGCCAGGGCTTTGGTGCTGGAGCCGAGTTTAATACTCCTTGACGAGCCCTTTGCGAATCTGGATGTCCAAACAAGGGCTAGGTTAATTCAGGAAATGAAGCGCTGGAGAAAGGAGCTCAGCTTTACAGCTTTACACGTGACGCATTCGTTCGAGGAAGCTGTTAGCCTTGGGGATAGGGTTGGCGTAATGCTGAACGGTAGGTTAATCCAAACCGGAGAAGTCAGGGAAGTTTTCTCCAAGCCCAAAAATGAGGAAGTCGCAAGGTTTCTTGGATTTGAGAACATAATCGAAGGGATTGCGGAGGGGAGAGTATTAAGGGCAAACGGGATTTCAATAGAGCTGCCGGGAGAATTTAAAGGCAAGCTGAGAATTGGAATAAGGCCTGAGGATATTGTCATATCCAGCGAACCCATAAAAACCTCTGCAAGAAACGAATTCAAGGCTAAAGTTCTGGCGGTTGAAGATTTGGGGTCTTTGGTAAGGTTAACACTTGGTATTGGTGGAATCGAGCTTAGGGCTTTTATCACCCGTTCTTCCCTTGTGGAAATGGGGATTGAAGAGGGAAGCGAAGTATACCTGAGCTTTAAAGCAACGGCAATTCATGTCTTTTAA
- the wtpB gene encoding tungstate ABC transporter permease WtpB — protein MRDYVTWFFALLGTFLVLYILLPLAVIIGKQLLDWEMLVETLHDGLVLEALKNSLLTSTATMLISLLFGVPLGYILARKDFVGKSFVQAVVDVPIVIPHSVVGIMLLVTFSNKILDSYLGIIMAMLFVSAPFTINAARDGFLAVDEKLEHVARTLGAGRLRAFLTISLPIAMPSILSGAIMTWARAISEVGAILIVAYYPKTAQVLVMEYFNNYGLRASRPISVILVLLSLSIFVVLRWIVGRSRNA, from the coding sequence ATGAGGGATTACGTAACATGGTTCTTCGCTCTGCTCGGCACGTTCCTTGTTCTGTACATCCTCCTTCCGTTAGCCGTTATCATAGGGAAGCAGCTTTTGGACTGGGAGATGCTAGTAGAGACGCTCCACGATGGCCTTGTTTTGGAAGCCCTTAAAAATTCTCTCCTAACTTCCACGGCTACAATGCTTATTTCTCTCCTTTTTGGAGTCCCCCTTGGCTATATACTCGCAAGGAAGGATTTTGTGGGGAAGAGTTTTGTTCAGGCCGTTGTTGACGTCCCAATAGTTATCCCACACTCCGTTGTTGGCATAATGCTTCTTGTGACATTTTCAAACAAAATTTTGGATAGCTATTTAGGAATAATAATGGCAATGCTTTTTGTCTCTGCGCCTTTCACAATCAATGCTGCCAGAGACGGGTTTTTGGCGGTAGATGAGAAGCTTGAGCATGTGGCAAGAACCTTAGGGGCGGGTAGGCTTAGGGCATTCTTGACGATTTCGCTTCCCATTGCGATGCCCTCTATCTTGAGCGGTGCCATAATGACGTGGGCAAGGGCAATAAGCGAAGTGGGTGCGATTCTAATCGTTGCATATTACCCAAAAACTGCGCAGGTTCTGGTCATGGAGTACTTTAACAACTATGGGTTGAGGGCTTCAAGGCCGATTTCCGTTATCCTTGTACTGCTGAGCTTGAGCATCTTCGTTGTTCTAAGGTGGATTGTAGGGAGGTCGAGAAATGCTTAG
- the wtpA gene encoding tungstate ABC transporter substrate-binding protein WtpA has product MKRASLILIGIFLLAVIASGCIGGNEVKDTGTKESIAPSSEQTELKKSTLKIFHAGSLSEPLKDVSEAFREYAKTLGYDVEIQAEASGSVMAVRKVTDLGKKADIVALADYTLIPQLLVPNYTDFYVLFATNEIVIAFTDKSKYADEINSNNWYEILAREDVSFGFSDPNQDPCGYRSLMVMKLADIYYGKPIFETLVERNTNIYAEGNHIVAPKEIQIKTDKVVIRPKETDLTGLVESGSLDYYFIYKSVAMQHGLKFVELPKEINLKDFTLADYYGQVSITLGSTGKTIKAKPIVYGVTVLKDAPNKELALEYLKFLLSERGKEIFEKNYQDFIWPPVGFGNIPEEIKDEVEVEG; this is encoded by the coding sequence ATGAAGCGGGCATCGTTGATCCTCATAGGAATTTTCCTCCTTGCGGTAATTGCCAGCGGCTGCATTGGGGGGAATGAAGTTAAGGACACTGGAACGAAGGAAAGTATTGCCCCTTCATCAGAACAAACGGAACTTAAAAAATCAACTTTGAAGATTTTCCATGCTGGCTCTCTGAGCGAGCCCTTAAAAGACGTCAGCGAAGCTTTCAGGGAATACGCTAAGACCCTTGGTTATGATGTGGAAATTCAAGCAGAGGCTAGCGGAAGTGTTATGGCCGTTAGAAAAGTCACAGATTTGGGGAAAAAAGCCGATATCGTTGCCCTTGCAGATTACACCCTAATCCCTCAGTTGCTGGTGCCCAACTATACGGACTTTTACGTCCTTTTTGCGACCAATGAGATAGTCATAGCATTCACCGATAAGAGTAAATACGCCGATGAAATCAACTCTAACAACTGGTATGAGATTCTGGCAAGAGAGGATGTTTCCTTTGGATTCAGTGACCCCAATCAGGATCCCTGTGGCTACAGAAGCCTTATGGTGATGAAGCTTGCCGATATCTATTATGGAAAGCCGATTTTTGAGACTCTGGTGGAGAGGAACACCAACATATATGCCGAAGGAAACCACATAGTTGCCCCAAAGGAGATTCAAATCAAGACTGACAAGGTTGTTATAAGACCAAAGGAAACGGATTTAACTGGCTTAGTGGAGAGCGGCAGTTTGGATTATTATTTCATTTACAAAAGCGTCGCAATGCAGCACGGCTTAAAGTTCGTTGAGTTGCCCAAAGAGATCAACCTGAAGGACTTTACTCTAGCAGACTATTATGGGCAGGTCTCAATAACTCTAGGCTCAACAGGAAAAACAATCAAAGCAAAACCAATTGTCTATGGAGTAACTGTCCTAAAAGATGCCCCCAATAAGGAGCTCGCTCTAGAGTACCTGAAGTTCTTGCTGAGTGAAAGGGGCAAGGAAATTTTTGAGAAGAACTATCAGGATTTCATATGGCCACCTGTTGGATTTGGAAACATTCCAGAGGAGATCAAAGATGAGGTGGAGGTAGAGGGCTAA
- a CDS encoding 2,3-diphosphoglycerate synthetase produces the protein MRMVLIDGEHYPDVTAWAIKQLGNVCCAVFLGGTEKIGDMKSLEKKIGVKLYSGEDYLIEIERAIKENKIEEVVDLSDEPVLNYEDRFRIAAVLLKNGVKYKGADFEFSPKKITKINKPSITILGTGKRVGKTAVSGFVARTLKQIAKPIIVTMGRGGPEEPEIIEGDKIEITPEFLVKIAESGKHAASDHFEDALTARVLTIGCRRCGGGMAGFSFFDIVDKGVKLAEKLEGDIVILEGSGATFPAVKADKYITVVGATQRIEFIRSYFGPFRVGLADLIVVTLADMVSKEKLEELQRVLREINPKAEIHLTAFRPRPLGDVRGKKALLVMTAPPEGLEKAAKHLEENYGVEIVGKSPNLANREKLREDLKRFVNYDTVVVELKAAAVDVVTKEVLQRGKEIIYLDNEPVNMDGKDLKEAILKIGRELRGDVR, from the coding sequence ATGAGAATGGTGCTTATTGACGGGGAGCACTATCCAGATGTAACTGCATGGGCTATAAAACAGCTCGGAAATGTATGCTGTGCAGTGTTTTTGGGAGGCACGGAAAAGATAGGCGATATGAAGTCCTTGGAGAAAAAAATAGGTGTCAAGCTGTATTCTGGTGAGGACTATCTTATTGAGATAGAGCGAGCTATCAAAGAGAACAAAATTGAGGAAGTCGTTGACCTGAGCGATGAGCCTGTTCTGAACTATGAGGACAGATTTAGAATAGCGGCAGTGCTCTTAAAGAACGGTGTAAAATACAAGGGTGCTGATTTTGAGTTCTCTCCCAAAAAGATCACCAAAATCAACAAACCGAGTATTACCATATTAGGAACCGGAAAAAGAGTTGGAAAAACAGCGGTAAGTGGTTTTGTTGCAAGGACTCTAAAACAAATTGCAAAGCCCATAATAGTAACAATGGGCAGGGGAGGGCCAGAAGAACCGGAGATAATTGAGGGAGATAAGATAGAGATAACTCCCGAGTTTCTGGTAAAAATTGCGGAGTCAGGTAAGCATGCTGCTTCTGACCATTTTGAAGACGCTTTAACGGCTAGAGTTTTAACTATCGGATGCAGAAGATGCGGAGGCGGAATGGCAGGCTTCAGCTTTTTTGACATAGTTGACAAGGGAGTAAAGCTTGCGGAAAAGCTTGAAGGAGATATAGTGATACTCGAGGGAAGCGGCGCAACTTTCCCCGCGGTTAAGGCAGATAAATACATAACCGTCGTTGGTGCAACTCAGAGAATTGAGTTCATAAGGAGCTATTTTGGACCGTTCAGAGTAGGACTTGCGGACTTAATCGTGGTCACACTTGCCGATATGGTAAGCAAAGAGAAGCTTGAAGAGCTCCAAAGAGTTTTGAGGGAAATAAATCCAAAAGCTGAAATTCATTTAACGGCCTTTAGGCCAAGACCTTTGGGAGATGTGAGGGGCAAAAAAGCCCTTCTTGTCATGACCGCACCTCCAGAAGGGCTTGAGAAGGCGGCAAAGCATCTTGAAGAAAACTATGGAGTGGAGATAGTTGGAAAAAGCCCAAACTTAGCAAACAGAGAAAAACTCAGAGAGGACTTGAAACGCTTTGTTAACTACGATACGGTTGTAGTAGAACTAAAAGCAGCTGCCGTAGACGTGGTTACAAAGGAAGTCCTCCAGCGCGGAAAAGAAATAATTTACCTTGACAACGAGCCGGTGAATATGGACGGTAAGGACTTGAAGGAAGCGATTCTGAAAATCGGAAGAGAACTCAGAGGGGATGTCAGATGA
- a CDS encoding 2-phosphoglycerate kinase, which produces MIIVVDPEKNTKLPFSRGILTRSITSAGVDVGVAYSIAAEIVKELERKKTKIITKEDIRKMTYKKLLDHGLKDAARKYLFWHELRRLKYPMIILLGGATGVGKSTLATELAFRLGIRTVIGTDTVREVMRKIISKDLLPSIHTSSFLAWKELRNLPKGVDPLLYGFENQVRYVTVGINAVVERSYREGFNTIIEGIHLVPGYVSLNDRSFMYLITVKNLEALEARFYERARYSLRPAEYYVKNIDNIMRIQEYLIEKAKEHGIPIIENVELEQSVNAIMNNLMEEIPKRLKERGIELSV; this is translated from the coding sequence ATGATAATCGTCGTTGACCCTGAGAAAAACACCAAGCTGCCCTTTTCAAGAGGCATCCTGACAAGGTCAATAACCTCAGCTGGTGTTGACGTTGGAGTTGCCTACTCAATAGCTGCGGAGATAGTAAAGGAACTCGAGAGAAAAAAGACAAAGATCATTACCAAAGAGGACATCCGAAAGATGACCTATAAGAAGCTCCTGGATCATGGACTGAAAGATGCCGCTAGGAAGTATCTTTTCTGGCATGAGCTTAGAAGGCTGAAGTATCCAATGATAATTCTCCTTGGAGGAGCAACGGGAGTTGGAAAGTCCACGCTGGCCACGGAGTTAGCCTTTAGACTTGGGATAAGGACTGTAATAGGAACTGACACCGTTAGAGAGGTAATGAGGAAGATAATAAGCAAAGACCTCTTGCCATCAATTCATACATCATCGTTTCTGGCATGGAAAGAGCTAAGAAATTTGCCAAAGGGAGTGGACCCCCTCCTATACGGGTTTGAGAACCAAGTGAGGTACGTAACAGTGGGAATTAACGCCGTTGTAGAGCGTTCTTATAGAGAGGGTTTCAACACGATAATAGAAGGAATCCACCTTGTTCCGGGTTATGTAAGCCTGAACGACAGAAGCTTTATGTATCTCATAACTGTAAAAAACCTTGAGGCACTTGAAGCAAGGTTCTATGAAAGGGCCCGTTACAGCCTCAGGCCGGCAGAATACTACGTAAAAAACATAGACAACATAATGCGCATCCAAGAGTATTTAATCGAAAAAGCAAAAGAACATGGAATTCCAATTATAGAGAACGTCGAGCTCGAACAGTCTGTAAATGCAATAATGAACAATCTCATGGAAGAGATACCAAAACGGCTTAAAGAAAGAGGTATTGAACTCTCAGTTTGA